One segment of Carya illinoinensis cultivar Pawnee chromosome 13, C.illinoinensisPawnee_v1, whole genome shotgun sequence DNA contains the following:
- the LOC122291508 gene encoding SNF1-related protein kinase regulatory subunit beta-3, which yields MNHQYGEEHDEATVVGFEVPRSPDSSYNNVYPGSEDEARDPPLVPSHLQNTLLSYPASRDTTGTLPLPQNVILNHLYIENRNVNRNAPRSVVALGFTHRFRQKYVTVVVYKPVHRRGNTST from the exons ATGAACCACCAGTATGGTGAAGAGCAT GATGAAGCAACTGTTGTGGGCTTTGAAGTTCCAAGATCACCTGATTCAAGTTACAACAATGTGTACCCTGGTAGTGAAGATGAGGCGCGGGACCCCCCTCTTGTCCCTTCACATCTGCAGAACACCTTGCTTAGTTACCCAGCAAGCAGAGACACCACTGGAACTCTTCCATTGCCACAAAATGTGATTCTCAACCATCTTTACATTGAGAACAGGAATGTAAACAGGAATGCCCCACGATCTGTAGTGGCGCTTGGGTTCACTCATCGGTTCCGTCAAAAATATGTTACAGTTGTGGTTTACAAGCCAGTGCATAGAAGGGGCAATACCAGCACTTGA